In Calonectris borealis chromosome 29, bCalBor7.hap1.2, whole genome shotgun sequence, one genomic interval encodes:
- the GOLPH3L gene encoding Golgi phosphoprotein 3-like isoform X1, with product MTTLTHRGRRAEAGRNLDKKPESEEDVAADRDLNDDDPDESKDIRLTLMEEVLLLGLKDKETSAPSCCFAKCLNDFGAWASRDEDPVPWRAQRTGLGSRRGTCRVRADPLSSSPRTAPLLGPELLHPSPKLPTLRGEGYTSFWNDCISSGLRGGILIELALRGRIHLEPLSIRKKRLLERKVLLKSDAPTGDVLLDETLRHIKATESAETVQTWIELLTGETWNPFKLQYQLRNVRERIAKALVEKGILTTGKQNFLLFDMTTHPVSNATEKQRLVKKLQESMLERWVNDPHRMDRRTLALLVLAHSSDVLENVFASLADDKYDVAMNRTKDLLDMDPEVEAAKARGAEMIWAVLAAFNKS from the exons ATGACGACGCTAACGCACCGAGGACGGCGTGCTGAGGCGGGAAGGAACTTGGACAAGAAGCCCGAGAGCGAGGAAGATGTGGCTGCGGACAGAGACCTGAATGATGATGATCCCGATGAGTCCAAAGATATCCGCCTCACACTCATGGAGGAGGTGCTGCTTTTGGGGCTGAAGGACAAGGAG ACCTCTGCACCTTCTTGTTGCTTTGCCAAATGCCTTAACGATTTTGGAGCTTGGGCTTCTCGGGATGAGGACCCTGTCCCGTGGCGGGCTCAGAGAACAGGGCTGGGGTCCAGGCGTGGAACGTGCCGAGTCCGAGCAGATCcgctcagcagcagccccaggactgCCCCGCTGCTGGGACCCGAACTGCTGCACCCCAGCCCCAAGCTGCCCACTCTGCGGGGAGAG GGCTACACCTCCTTCTGGAACGACTGCATCTCTTCAGGCCTGCGGGGCGGCATCCTCATTGAGCTGGCTCTGCGTGGCCGGATCCACCTGGAGCCGCTCTCCATCAGGAAGAAGAGGCTGCTGGAGAGGAAG GTGCTCTTGAAGTCGGACGCGCCAACGGGTGACGTCTTGCTGGATGAGACTCTCCGACACATCAAGGCCACGGAGTCTGCGGAAACAGTGCAGACCTGGATAGAGCTGCTCACTG GGGAGACCTGGAACCCCTTCAAGCTGCAGTACCAGCTGAGGAACGTGCGCGAGCGCATCGCCAAGGCGCTGGTGGAGAAGGGCATCCTCACCACGGGGAAGCAGAACTTCCTGCTCTTCGACATGACCACCCACCCCGTCAGCAACGCCACCGAGAAGCAGCGCTTGGTGAAGAAGCTCCAGGAGAGCATGCTAGAGCGGTGGGTGAACGACCCCCACCGCATGGACCGCAGGACTCTGGCTCTCCTGGTGCTGGCCCATTCCTCAGACGTGCTGGAGAACGTTTTCGCCAGCCTGGCAGACGACAAGTACGATGTGGCAATGAACAGGACCAAGGACCTCCTCGATATGGACCCTGAGGTGGAAGCAGCCAAAGCCAGGGGTGCAGAGATGATCTGGGCCGTCCTGGCAGCCTTCAATAAGTCCTAA
- the GOLPH3L gene encoding Golgi phosphoprotein 3-like isoform X2, which translates to MTTLTHRGRRAEAGRNLDKKPESEEDVAADRDLNDDDPDESKDIRLTLMEEVLLLGLKDKEGYTSFWNDCISSGLRGGILIELALRGRIHLEPLSIRKKRLLERKVLLKSDAPTGDVLLDETLRHIKATESAETVQTWIELLTGETWNPFKLQYQLRNVRERIAKALVEKGILTTGKQNFLLFDMTTHPVSNATEKQRLVKKLQESMLERWVNDPHRMDRRTLALLVLAHSSDVLENVFASLADDKYDVAMNRTKDLLDMDPEVEAAKARGAEMIWAVLAAFNKS; encoded by the exons ATGACGACGCTAACGCACCGAGGACGGCGTGCTGAGGCGGGAAGGAACTTGGACAAGAAGCCCGAGAGCGAGGAAGATGTGGCTGCGGACAGAGACCTGAATGATGATGATCCCGATGAGTCCAAAGATATCCGCCTCACACTCATGGAGGAGGTGCTGCTTTTGGGGCTGAAGGACAAGGAG GGCTACACCTCCTTCTGGAACGACTGCATCTCTTCAGGCCTGCGGGGCGGCATCCTCATTGAGCTGGCTCTGCGTGGCCGGATCCACCTGGAGCCGCTCTCCATCAGGAAGAAGAGGCTGCTGGAGAGGAAG GTGCTCTTGAAGTCGGACGCGCCAACGGGTGACGTCTTGCTGGATGAGACTCTCCGACACATCAAGGCCACGGAGTCTGCGGAAACAGTGCAGACCTGGATAGAGCTGCTCACTG GGGAGACCTGGAACCCCTTCAAGCTGCAGTACCAGCTGAGGAACGTGCGCGAGCGCATCGCCAAGGCGCTGGTGGAGAAGGGCATCCTCACCACGGGGAAGCAGAACTTCCTGCTCTTCGACATGACCACCCACCCCGTCAGCAACGCCACCGAGAAGCAGCGCTTGGTGAAGAAGCTCCAGGAGAGCATGCTAGAGCGGTGGGTGAACGACCCCCACCGCATGGACCGCAGGACTCTGGCTCTCCTGGTGCTGGCCCATTCCTCAGACGTGCTGGAGAACGTTTTCGCCAGCCTGGCAGACGACAAGTACGATGTGGCAATGAACAGGACCAAGGACCTCCTCGATATGGACCCTGAGGTGGAAGCAGCCAAAGCCAGGGGTGCAGAGATGATCTGGGCCGTCCTGGCAGCCTTCAATAAGTCCTAA
- the ENSA gene encoding alpha-endosulfine isoform X2, with amino-acid sequence MAAPLGTGARTEETGQEKQDMQEKETITPERAEEAKLKAKYPNLGQKPGGSDFLMKRLQKGQKYFDSGDYNMAKAKMKNKQLPSAGPDKNLVTGDHIPTPQDLPQRKSSLVTSKLAG; translated from the exons atgGCAGCCCCCCTCGGTACCGGCGCCCGCACGGAGGAGACTGGGCAGGAGAAGCAG gacATGCAAGAGAAGGAAACCATCACCCCTGAGAGAGCAGAAGAGGCAAAACTGAAGGCCAAGTACCCCAACTTAGGCCAGAAGCCCGGAGGCTCCGACTTCCTCATGAAGAGACTGCAGAAAGGG cAAAAATACTTTGATTCTGGTGACTACAACATGGCCAAGGCAAAGATGAAGAACAAGCAGTTGCCAAGTGCGGGGCCAGACAAGAACCTGGTGACAGGAGACCACATCCCCACGCCGCAGGACCTCCCGCAGAGAAAATCCTCGCTTGTAACCAGCAAGCTGGCAGGGTAG
- the ENSA gene encoding alpha-endosulfine isoform X1, with protein MNAGLSLAVGWWGLDFRQGWWDSSVSMAAWGDMQEKETITPERAEEAKLKAKYPNLGQKPGGSDFLMKRLQKGQKYFDSGDYNMAKAKMKNKQLPSAGPDKNLVTGDHIPTPQDLPQRKSSLVTSKLAG; from the exons ATGAATGCTGGTCTCTCATTGGCTGTGGGCTGGTGGGGGTTGGACTTCCGGCAGGGCTGGTGGGATAGCTCTGTCTCGATGGCGGcgtggggg gacATGCAAGAGAAGGAAACCATCACCCCTGAGAGAGCAGAAGAGGCAAAACTGAAGGCCAAGTACCCCAACTTAGGCCAGAAGCCCGGAGGCTCCGACTTCCTCATGAAGAGACTGCAGAAAGGG cAAAAATACTTTGATTCTGGTGACTACAACATGGCCAAGGCAAAGATGAAGAACAAGCAGTTGCCAAGTGCGGGGCCAGACAAGAACCTGGTGACAGGAGACCACATCCCCACGCCGCAGGACCTCCCGCAGAGAAAATCCTCGCTTGTAACCAGCAAGCTGGCAGGGTAG